The genomic region ggatgaaagcagagcagccaaagggaggagaaggggcCCTTCACGGCTCCCCACGGCCGCTTCCGCCCTGGCCTGGGCCCCGGATGACCCCTACACTCCAATGGAGGACTACGAGCGCAGCATCCAGGACATGGTGCACCAGCTGAGGAATGGCTCCGAGCCAGGCGACACCAAGTGCCAGGTCAACCTGCGGCTCTGGAGGTCCAACCGCAGGAGCCTGTCCCCCTGGGCCTACAGGTAAGTGTGGGGCAGGGTCCTCAGGGCTGGGGAGCTCCGGCAGGGCCATGCACGCTCATCCCATGTTGGCAGGTGCAGTGGTGACCACAGCTCCAGCATCTCAAAGCAACCACGATGCAGTGCTCCCCATGTCGCCCCGCAGTGGTATTGCCCTGCCCCATCCCCAAcccgctgtccccatcccacctgcCACTCTCACCGTCCCCCTAATCTCCCACTGCTTTCCTTATCCTCCAGCATCAACCACGATGCCACGCGGATCCCAGCAGACATCCCCGAGGCCCGGTGCCTCTGCACTGGCTGCATCAACCCCTTCACCATGCAGGAGGACCGCACCATGGCCAGCATCCCCATCTACAGCCGGCTGCCTGTCCGCAGGCTGCTCTGCCAGGCGCCAGGCAAGGTGGGGCACAAGGCCTCCGGGAGGAAGAAGTGTCACAAGAAGTACCAGACGGTCATGGAGACCATCGCCGTGGGCTGCACTTGCATCTTCTGAGGCTGCATAATGAACGCCCAAAGTCATCTACGGGCATCTAAGCAGCTTGCTCTTGCTTACCAAGCATTACCAGGCTCAGCACTGGGGCAAGGAGTACCTCCAAGGGCTCCTCAAAATCTCCCTGCTGATTCCACCAGCCTCAGGCCAGGCTGGGGACACCcagtgctggggcagccctgcaAGCAGCCCGGCACATCATCCTGCCTCTGGCCTTGCCAAGAGCTCTTGAACACCCAGTGAAAGGCCAAGAATGGAGGGGGAAGGTCCTCACCCACCACTCCCAGCCCCATGTGCAAACTTCAGCCCAGGGCTCGGCAGGGGGTGGGGAGCAGTTGACGTCCTGGGGAAGCTGAGGCAGCTTTTGAGGTCCTAAATAATAAAGTGCATTGCTGGCCCCCGTCTGACCCACTCCATGCCTTGGCCCACGGTGATGCCTGGGCTGGAGGGGCTGTGCCGAGCAGGGAGGAGCAGCATGAGGAGGGCCCCACTACCCAAACGTCCCTGGTTCTGAAGCCCCACGAGGTCCCTCCCAATGCAAGATGCCCCCTCCTCACAGCACATTCCAGTGCCACccaaggaggggaagggagaaatcTCCAGCGCGTGGCACAGACAAGCAACAGGGGCTGTAATCCTGGAGGAAAAACATGTTCAAGTCATCTGGACGCGGCCTGTCCTTCGCCCCCTGCCCCAACCCCCGTGGTGATCCCAAGGCAATAAATACACCCCCGCCCActacaggcagcagctcccggCCCACCACCACCCAATGCGTCACAGCTCAGTCTTCACCTTGTGCATCAAGTCCTTCTGGTCTATCTTCTCCAGGTCCTGGTGCCAGCGGTTGTAAGCCAGGAGGGCCACGTTTTTGGCCGCCACGGCAATCATCTCCATGGAGCTGGCCAGCCACTCCACGCCGCTGAGGTAGAAGAGGTTTTCGTGGAGCACGATGGGCGGCAGCGACTTGGCGGAGTCGTAGTGGGGGTGCGACTGCCACTCCGTCACCTGCACCGAGTAGTAGGACCTGAACAGGGtcttcagctgctgcctgtccAGCGGCTGCTGGGAGAGGACCCGCCACACCGCCGCCTCCTGGGGCTGCTTGCGACGGAACGCCGCCGAGACGTTGACGGGACAAATGTTGTCCATGGCGTTGAAGAAGAGGGCGGGAGTGTCGGTGGTGAGGATGCTGGCGAAGGGGAAGAGCTTGGGGTCAGGGAAGCCAAAGTAGGAGGAGTTGAGGTAGCCGTGCACCACGGAGGTGACGGAGGGCTGGAAGGTGCCAGGGAAGTTGTCGATGGGCGGCTCGAAGTTCTGGAAGCTGAAGTTGCT from Gallus gallus isolate bGalGal1 chromosome 13, bGalGal1.mat.broiler.GRCg7b, whole genome shotgun sequence harbors:
- the IL25 gene encoding interleukin-17B isoform X1, with protein sequence MERAPNLLLLCIFTFAMVLVPEAKDESRAAKGRRRGPSRLPTAASALAWAPDDPYTPMEDYERSIQDMVHQLRNGSEPGDTKCQVNLRLWRSNRRSLSPWAYRCSGDHSSSISKQPRCSAPHVAPQCINHDATRIPADIPEARCLCTGCINPFTMQEDRTMASIPIYSRLPVRRLLCQAPGKVGHKASGRKKCHKKYQTVMETIAVGCTCIF
- the IL25 gene encoding interleukin-17B isoform X2, translated to MERAPNLLLLCIFTFAMVLVPEAKDESRAAKGRRRGPSRLPTAASALAWAPDDPYTPMEDYERSIQDMVHQLRNGSEPGDTKCQVNLRLWRSNRRSLSPWAYSINHDATRIPADIPEARCLCTGCINPFTMQEDRTMASIPIYSRLPVRRLLCQAPGKVGHKASGRKKCHKKYQTVMETIAVGCTCIF